The Pseudoalteromonas translucida KMM 520 genome has a window encoding:
- the ispC gene encoding 1-deoxy-D-xylulose-5-phosphate reductoisomerase, producing MSKKQQLVILGATGSIGLNTLDVVAMNSQQFSVFALAAGQNAKKMAELCIAHQPRYGVMATQSAAEQLSLYLSKTPCKTQVMYGEQAMSELCAHPEVDAVMSAIVGAAGLLPTLSAVEAGKKVLLANKESLVMSGQLFIDKVKQHKATLLPIDSEHNAIFQCLPHSLQNAQGDQHLQSHGVSKILLTGSGGPFLTRDINTLKDVTIAEAVAHPNWSMGQKISVDSATMMNKGLEFIEAKWLFNCDPSDIDVVIHPQSIIHSMVQYHDGSILAQMGNPDMRTPIAHALAYPERINAGVKPLNFSDISDFSFTKPDFSRYPNLQLAIDACSSGQGATTTVNAANEIAVSAFLNGEIGFTDIYTINAQTLEAATYTNVQSLDEILECDRLARLSASHFIAKVTH from the coding sequence ATGAGTAAAAAGCAGCAACTGGTAATTTTAGGGGCTACAGGCTCTATTGGCCTTAATACCTTAGATGTTGTGGCAATGAATAGTCAGCAGTTTAGTGTTTTTGCATTAGCTGCTGGGCAAAATGCTAAAAAAATGGCTGAGCTATGCATTGCGCATCAGCCGCGTTATGGCGTTATGGCAACACAAAGCGCTGCTGAGCAATTGTCGTTATATTTAAGTAAGACACCATGCAAAACGCAGGTTATGTATGGTGAGCAGGCTATGAGCGAGTTGTGTGCGCATCCAGAAGTTGATGCTGTCATGTCGGCAATTGTCGGCGCTGCCGGATTATTACCGACACTAAGCGCAGTAGAGGCTGGAAAAAAAGTACTGCTCGCCAATAAAGAATCATTAGTTATGTCGGGTCAGTTGTTTATCGATAAAGTAAAACAACACAAAGCAACATTGCTCCCAATAGACAGTGAACATAACGCTATTTTTCAATGCTTACCGCATTCACTACAAAATGCGCAAGGCGATCAACACCTGCAATCTCATGGCGTAAGTAAAATATTACTTACCGGCTCAGGCGGCCCATTTTTAACCCGTGATATAAATACCCTTAAAGATGTAACCATAGCAGAAGCCGTGGCGCACCCTAATTGGTCTATGGGACAAAAAATATCGGTTGATTCGGCCACTATGATGAACAAAGGGCTTGAGTTTATTGAAGCTAAATGGCTGTTTAACTGCGATCCGAGTGATATTGATGTGGTTATTCATCCACAGAGTATTATTCATTCTATGGTGCAGTATCACGACGGCTCAATTTTAGCGCAAATGGGTAATCCTGATATGCGTACCCCCATTGCCCATGCATTAGCTTACCCTGAGCGCATAAATGCAGGGGTTAAACCGTTGAATTTTTCTGATATTAGTGACTTTTCGTTCACTAAACCTGACTTTTCTCGTTACCCTAACTTACAACTTGCGATTGATGCGTGTAGCTCAGGGCAAGGCGCAACAACGACAGTGAATGCCGCAAACGAGATAGCGGTAAGTGCATTTTTAAATGGTGAAATTGGTTTTACCGATATATACACAATAAATGCACAGACTCTCGAAGCGGCCACGTACACCAATGTGCAAAGCTTGGATGAAATTTTAGAGTGCGATAGGTTAGCGCGTTTAAGCGCATCGCATTTTATAGCAAAAGTGACGCATTAA
- a CDS encoding phosphatidate cytidylyltransferase — MLKQRILTSLVLAPLALALVFYTPLTLFSYFAGAIVLMGAWEWSAFMGLCNKLKRSAFVLLVAALLALLNLHWPIESLWQDGKLVGDANYLFTLSFAWWIVASYLVWRYPEMAKAWNEGIVMRGIAGLLTLVPLWLALNTLRSAQYTESSHFGSMLILVVLGIVWSADIGAYFTGKSFGKRKLMPKVSPNKTIEGLAGGVVAAVIFVLTFCHFTDVDLIVWPIYAIMTVFIALFSAVGDLLESMFKREAGLKDSGNCLPGHGGILDRIDSLTAAAPMFVMCYAWTLSL, encoded by the coding sequence TTGTTAAAACAACGCATTCTAACCTCACTCGTGCTAGCACCATTAGCGCTTGCTTTGGTTTTTTACACCCCACTGACATTATTTAGTTATTTTGCGGGTGCAATTGTATTAATGGGCGCATGGGAATGGTCTGCTTTTATGGGGCTGTGCAATAAACTTAAGCGCAGCGCTTTTGTGCTTTTAGTTGCCGCTTTGCTAGCGTTACTAAACTTGCACTGGCCAATCGAATCACTTTGGCAAGATGGCAAATTAGTAGGTGATGCAAATTACTTATTTACGCTGTCGTTTGCATGGTGGATTGTTGCTAGTTATTTAGTATGGCGCTACCCAGAAATGGCTAAAGCATGGAACGAAGGCATAGTAATGCGCGGTATTGCCGGATTACTAACACTAGTGCCTTTATGGTTAGCCCTAAATACGCTGCGCAGTGCGCAATATACAGAATCTAGTCATTTTGGTTCTATGCTTATTTTAGTGGTTTTAGGAATTGTATGGAGCGCCGATATTGGTGCCTATTTTACCGGTAAAAGTTTTGGTAAGCGTAAGCTCATGCCAAAAGTAAGCCCAAATAAAACTATTGAAGGTTTAGCCGGCGGCGTTGTCGCTGCAGTTATATTTGTGCTTACATTTTGTCATTTTACCGACGTAGATTTAATCGTATGGCCAATTTACGCCATTATGACTGTGTTTATTGCCTTGTTTTCAGCGGTGGGTGATTTGCTAGAAAGTATGTTTAAACGCGAAGCAGGACTTAAAGACAGCGGTAATTGCCTGCCAGGGCATGGCGGAATTTTAGATCGTATTGATAGCCTAACCGCAGCCGCACCTATGTTTGTAATGTGTTATGCGTGGACTTTGAGTTTATGA
- a CDS encoding isoprenyl transferase yields the protein MEYSIFMVLDADTISQQCLPKHVAIIMDGNGRWAQARNRPRVFGHKKGVDAVRQSVQFCTKLGIQSLTLFAFSSENWRRPEDEVKTLMELFLFVLSKEVKKLHKNNVKLTIIGDLSRFSESLRSKVDTAQKLTANNTGLHLNVAANYGGRWDMANAAKQLAEQVAQGQLDPADITEERIAQYMSMADQAEPDLLIRTGGDVRISNFLLWQAAYAELYFTDTLWPDFNEAAFAEAIACYVARERRFGCTGEQIKQLLAQT from the coding sequence ATGGAATACTCAATATTTATGGTTCTAGATGCTGACACAATTTCACAGCAATGTTTACCTAAACATGTAGCTATCATCATGGATGGTAACGGGCGTTGGGCGCAAGCCAGAAATAGACCGCGTGTGTTTGGGCATAAAAAAGGTGTGGACGCAGTTCGTCAATCTGTACAGTTTTGTACTAAATTAGGGATACAATCGTTAACCTTATTTGCTTTTAGTAGTGAGAACTGGCGTCGACCTGAAGACGAAGTAAAAACGTTAATGGAGCTTTTTTTATTTGTTCTTAGTAAAGAAGTTAAAAAGCTGCATAAAAACAATGTAAAACTGACCATTATTGGAGACTTATCGCGGTTTTCTGAAAGCTTACGCAGTAAAGTAGATACTGCTCAAAAGCTTACAGCAAATAATACCGGGCTGCATTTAAATGTTGCTGCAAATTACGGTGGACGTTGGGATATGGCTAATGCTGCTAAACAACTTGCAGAGCAAGTTGCACAGGGGCAATTAGACCCAGCCGATATTACAGAAGAGCGTATAGCACAGTACATGAGTATGGCAGATCAGGCCGAGCCTGATTTACTAATTCGTACTGGTGGCGATGTCAGAATTAGTAACTTTTTACTCTGGCAAGCAGCTTACGCTGAACTTTACTTTACCGACACACTGTGGCCTGATTTTAATGAAGCAGCATTTGCTGAGGCCATAGCGTGTTACGTTGCCAGAGAGCGACGATTTGGTTGTACGGGCGAACAAATAAAACAATTACTCGCTCAAACCTAA
- the frr gene encoding ribosome recycling factor: MQKSVAALGSQLSKIRTGRAHPALLDGIMVSYYGSPTPLNQVANVTIEDSRTLAIGVFDKSLAQAVEKAIMASDLGLNPMSAGSVIRVPLPALTEERRKNLIKIVRGEVEGGRVAVRNIRRDANGDFKNLLKDKDISEDEARQAEEAIQKMTDKFIKEMDTQLAAKEAELMEI; the protein is encoded by the coding sequence ATGCAAAAGAGTGTAGCAGCACTGGGCAGCCAGTTATCTAAGATTCGTACTGGTCGTGCTCATCCTGCATTGCTAGATGGTATTATGGTGTCGTATTATGGCTCGCCAACACCGTTAAACCAAGTTGCTAACGTAACAATTGAAGATTCACGTACACTGGCTATTGGTGTATTTGACAAGTCACTTGCGCAAGCGGTAGAAAAAGCAATAATGGCATCTGACTTAGGTTTAAATCCTATGTCGGCAGGTTCAGTTATTCGTGTACCATTGCCAGCATTGACTGAAGAACGTCGTAAAAATTTAATTAAAATTGTTCGCGGTGAAGTTGAAGGCGGTCGTGTTGCAGTACGTAACATTCGTCGTGACGCCAATGGCGATTTTAAAAACTTATTGAAAGATAAAGATATTTCTGAAGATGAAGCGCGTCAAGCTGAAGAAGCAATTCAAAAGATGACCGATAAATTCATTAAAGAAATGGATACTCAATTAGCAGCAAAAGAAGCTGAGTTGATGGAAATCTAA
- the pyrH gene encoding UMP kinase: protein MTINRKPIFRRVLLKLSGEALMGDEGFGIDPKVLDRMAQEIKELVELDVEVGLVIGGGNFLRGGSLAEAGMNRVVGDHMGMLATVMNGLAMRDALHRAFVNCRLMSAIPLHGMCDAYNWAEAISLLKTGRVVIFAAGTGNPFFTTDSAACLRGIEIEADTVIKATKVDGVYSDDPVKNPDATLYRHLSYNEIIEKELKVMDLAAFTLARDHNMPLSVFNMNKSGALKRVIMGEEEGTLISSQASDEVIK, encoded by the coding sequence ATGACTATCAATCGTAAACCTATTTTTAGACGCGTTCTTCTCAAATTAAGCGGTGAAGCTTTAATGGGAGATGAAGGCTTTGGCATCGACCCTAAAGTGTTAGACCGTATGGCTCAAGAAATTAAAGAGCTCGTAGAGCTCGACGTAGAAGTGGGTTTAGTTATTGGCGGTGGAAATTTTTTACGCGGTGGCTCGTTAGCAGAAGCAGGCATGAATCGTGTTGTTGGCGATCACATGGGTATGCTTGCAACCGTAATGAACGGCTTGGCAATGCGTGATGCGCTGCACCGTGCATTTGTAAACTGTCGTTTAATGTCGGCTATTCCACTTCATGGTATGTGTGATGCGTACAATTGGGCTGAAGCAATTAGTTTATTAAAAACGGGCCGCGTAGTTATTTTTGCAGCCGGTACGGGTAACCCATTTTTTACTACCGACTCAGCAGCCTGTTTACGTGGTATCGAAATTGAAGCCGATACGGTAATTAAAGCGACTAAAGTAGATGGCGTTTACAGCGATGACCCAGTTAAAAATCCAGATGCGACACTTTATCGTCATTTAAGTTACAATGAGATAATTGAAAAAGAATTGAAAGTAATGGATTTAGCGGCATTTACATTAGCACGCGATCATAATATGCCATTGAGCGTATTTAATATGAATAAATCAGGCGCATTAAAACGTGTTATTATGGGTGAAGAAGAGGGAACCCTTATTTCTTCACAAGCCTCAGATGAAGTAATTAAATAG
- the tsf gene encoding translation elongation factor Ts, whose translation MAVTTALVKELRERTGAGMMDCKKALTETDGDIELAIENMRKSGAAKAAKKAGNIAAEGAIIIKKNGNVAVLVEVNCQTDFVAKDVSFLAFADKVAEAAIADTVTIEDLQAKFEEARVELVTKIGENINVRRLQYITGENLVEYRHGDRIGVVVAGVADEETLKHVAMHVAASSPEYLTPSDVPADVVAKEQQVQIEIAMNEGKSAEIAEKMVVGRMKKFTGEVSLTGQAFIMEPKKTVGEILKEKNATVTSFVRVEVGEGIERKEEDFAAEVAAQIAAAKAK comes from the coding sequence ATGGCTGTAACTACTGCCCTAGTTAAAGAATTACGCGAGCGTACTGGCGCTGGCATGATGGATTGTAAAAAAGCGTTAACTGAAACTGATGGCGACATCGAGTTAGCGATTGAAAACATGCGTAAAAGTGGCGCGGCTAAAGCAGCTAAAAAAGCAGGCAATATCGCTGCTGAAGGCGCTATCATTATCAAGAAAAATGGTAATGTTGCAGTGCTAGTTGAAGTTAACTGTCAAACAGACTTCGTAGCTAAAGACGTAAGCTTTTTAGCGTTTGCTGATAAAGTAGCAGAAGCTGCAATTGCAGACACTGTGACTATCGAAGACTTACAAGCTAAGTTTGAAGAAGCACGCGTTGAGCTAGTAACTAAAATTGGCGAAAACATTAACGTACGTCGTCTACAGTACATCACAGGTGAAAACCTAGTTGAGTACCGTCATGGCGATCGTATTGGTGTTGTTGTTGCTGGTGTTGCTGATGAAGAAACACTTAAGCACGTTGCAATGCACGTTGCTGCATCAAGCCCTGAGTACTTAACTCCTTCAGACGTTCCTGCTGATGTTGTAGCTAAAGAACAACAAGTACAAATCGAAATCGCGATGAATGAAGGCAAATCTGCTGAAATCGCTGAGAAGATGGTTGTTGGCCGCATGAAAAAATTCACTGGTGAGGTTTCTCTTACTGGTCAAGCTTTCATCATGGAACCTAAGAAAACTGTTGGCGAAATTCTTAAAGAGAAAAACGCAACAGTTACTAGCTTCGTACGTGTAGAAGTTGGTGAAGGTATCGAAAGAAAAGAAGAAGATTTTGCTGCTGAAGTTGCTGCACAAATCGCTGCTGCTAAAGCTAAATAA
- the rpsB gene encoding 30S ribosomal protein S2: MANVSMRDMLQAGVHFGHQARYWNPKMKPFIFGTRNRVHIINLEQTVPMFNTALKFLSGAAANKGKVLFVGTKRAASEAVKESAIASDQYYVNHRWLGGMLTNWKTVRQSIKRLKDLEIQSQDGTFEKLTKKETLMLNREMEKLEKSLGGIKNMGGLPDALFVIDADHEHIAIREANNLGIPVVAIVDTNSNPDGVDFIVPGNDDAIRAVSLYTNAVATAITEGRENTLVAQAEKDDFVEAE, translated from the coding sequence ATGGCAAACGTTTCAATGCGCGATATGCTTCAAGCTGGTGTTCACTTTGGTCACCAAGCACGTTACTGGAACCCTAAGATGAAGCCTTTCATCTTCGGCACACGTAACCGTGTACATATCATCAACCTTGAGCAAACTGTACCAATGTTCAACACTGCACTTAAGTTTTTATCTGGTGCTGCTGCAAACAAAGGTAAAGTTCTTTTCGTTGGTACTAAGCGTGCAGCAAGCGAAGCAGTGAAAGAATCTGCAATCGCAAGCGACCAGTACTATGTAAACCACCGTTGGTTAGGTGGCATGTTGACTAACTGGAAAACAGTTCGTCAATCAATCAAGCGTCTTAAAGACCTTGAAATACAAAGCCAAGACGGTACTTTCGAGAAGTTAACTAAGAAAGAAACGTTAATGCTTAACCGCGAAATGGAAAAGCTTGAAAAGAGCCTTGGCGGAATCAAGAACATGGGCGGTCTTCCAGACGCGCTTTTCGTTATTGATGCTGACCACGAGCACATTGCTATCCGTGAAGCTAACAACCTAGGTATTCCGGTTGTTGCAATTGTTGATACTAACTCGAACCCAGATGGCGTTGATTTCATCGTACCTGGTAACGATGATGCTATCCGTGCGGTAAGTCTTTACACTAACGCTGTTGCAACTGCGATCACTGAAGGCCGTGAGAACACACTTGTTGCTCAAGCTGAAAAAGACGATTTCGTAGAAGCTGAGTAA
- the map gene encoding type I methionyl aminopeptidase, with protein MCDDKCSKLNFGASMSAIIKTPEEIEKMRVAGRLAADVLEMIGPYVVPGVTTDELNTICHDYIVNVQQAIPAPLNYHGFPKSVCTSVNHVICHGIPNEKPLKDGDSINIDVTIIKDGYHGDTSKMFHVGTPNIQGKRLAEVTQESLYLAIKMVKPGVRLGDIGEAIQKYAESFNYSIVREYCGHGIGAGFHEEPQVMHYGKAGTGEVLKAGMCLTIEPMVNAGKRQCKLLKDDWTVVTRDRSLSAQWEHTLLVTENGVEILTLRSDDTIDRIIEH; from the coding sequence TTGTGCGACGATAAATGTTCAAAACTCAACTTTGGAGCTTCAATGAGCGCTATTATTAAGACCCCTGAAGAAATAGAGAAAATGCGCGTAGCTGGGCGCTTAGCGGCAGATGTACTTGAAATGATCGGCCCATATGTAGTGCCGGGCGTGACCACCGATGAGCTAAATACAATTTGTCATGATTATATTGTTAATGTGCAACAAGCAATCCCTGCTCCATTAAATTATCATGGTTTTCCAAAATCAGTTTGTACCTCAGTAAACCATGTTATTTGCCATGGTATTCCAAACGAAAAGCCATTAAAAGATGGCGACAGTATTAATATTGACGTTACCATAATTAAAGATGGCTACCACGGCGACACGTCTAAAATGTTCCATGTTGGTACTCCTAACATTCAAGGTAAACGCCTTGCAGAAGTGACGCAAGAAAGCTTATACCTTGCCATTAAAATGGTAAAACCAGGTGTGCGTTTAGGCGATATTGGCGAAGCGATTCAAAAATATGCCGAAAGCTTCAACTACTCAATTGTTCGTGAATACTGTGGCCATGGTATTGGCGCAGGGTTTCACGAAGAGCCACAAGTAATGCACTATGGCAAAGCAGGTACTGGTGAAGTATTAAAAGCCGGTATGTGTTTAACTATTGAGCCTATGGTCAATGCGGGCAAACGCCAATGTAAACTCCTTAAAGATGATTGGACTGTGGTTACACGTGACCGTAGTTTGTCAGCCCAGTGGGAACATACTTTGTTAGTAACTGAAAATGGTGTTGAAATTTTAACGCTACGATCAGATGATACAATCGACAGGATCATTGAGCATTAA